From one Mytilus edulis chromosome 1, xbMytEdul2.2, whole genome shotgun sequence genomic stretch:
- the LOC139521260 gene encoding uncharacterized protein has translation METSELSMYDSLMDEQSAKRIKLEIAERPFNFAISSDEREIQSVKKTKMPRDPISHRIIEKKRRDRMNNCLAELSRLIPQNYLKQGQGRIEKTEIIEIASKLIRNLLNLQNFREMMEKDLSSGFDGTKPCCQEKFYMGYKECQEEIQRYLIDTDGMDLKDDFFLRITTFLDQSSKKHLRLSTVKSAFDIKDVKANDSLTSKAPVSNLSSQRNDQMLQGMGISENSVTMIKQDENLCTLLKRTDQASSLTSGYSSTRSQSLSEGSVSCITLQSVQGDTADRDERNGSRGSLYSSEENLSEGSNGSKNDYHKSHAYKFKHNITKRFSKERSPWHHKSDRSSDSMEGENEQGKKNIISYSTSSPSTEYSQYLGSENSFSNSYCEKNKIPSKQNDFGKNGRFDSKQVPLPAFVLHPLGTHYVPVTIPPTYFKSVFKDDNKGSTAYHPISIPVNFCGPSVSIHTQEGQLKCDSNGPKKERSIENA, from the exons ATGGAAACAAGTGAATTGTCAATGTATGATTCTCTCATGGATGAACAGTCAGCAAAGAGAATAAAGCTCGAGATTGCAGAAAG GCCCTTTAACTTTGCAATTTCATCAGATGAACGTGAGATCCAGTcagttaaaaagacaaaaatgccAAGG GATCCAATATCGCACAGAATCATTGAGAAGAAGCGACGAGATCGTATGAATAACTGCTTGGCAGAACTGAGTCGACTTATtccacaaaattatttaaaacag GGTCAAGGTCGTATTGAGAAGACAGAGATTATAGAAATTGCATCCAAGCTTATACGAAACTTGTTGAACTTGCAAAATTTTAGAg AAATGATGGAGAAAGACTTGTCGTCGGGTTTTGATGGAACAAAACCATGCTGCCAAGAGAAGTTTTACATGGGATATAAAGAGTGTCAAGAGGAAATACAGCGATATTTAATTGACACAGATGGGATGGATCTTAAAGATGACTTCTTTCTGAGAATTACAACTTTTTTAGATCAAAGCAGTAAGAAACATCTTAGATTATCAACAG TAAAATCTGCATTTGATATCAAAGATGTAAAGGCTAATGATTCTTTGACGTCAAAAGCACCAGTTTCAAATTTAAGCTCACAGAGAAATGATCAAATGCTACAAGGCATGGGCATATCAGAAAACAGCGTCACAATGATAAAACAAGATGAAAATCTTTGTACTTTGCTGAAGCGAACAGATCAAGCATCCAGTCTAACATCAGGATACAGCAGCACCAGAAGCCAGTCACTGTCAGAAGGAAGTGTATCGTGCATTACACTACAGTCTGTTCAGGGAGATACAGCAGATAGAGATGAACGTAACGGCTCTAGAGGCAGTTTATACTCTAGCGAGGAGAATTTATCCGAAGGCAGTAATGGAAGCAAGAATGATTACCACAAGTCACATGCTTACAAATTCAAACACAATATAACAAAAAGGTTTTCCAAAGAAAGAAGTCCGTGGCATCACAAAAGTGATAGATCTTCAGATTCAATGGAGGGTGAAAATGAACAAGGGAAGAAAAACATAATAAGCTACAGTACTTCCAGTCCTAGCACTGAATACAGTCAATATTTAGGATCTGAAAATAGTTTTTCAAATAGTTATTGcgagaaaaataaaattccaaGTAAACAGAATGATTTTGGGAAGAATGGTCGTTTTGATTCAAAACAGGTGCCTTTACCTGCCTTTGTACTTCATCCTCTTGGAACACATTATGTTCCCGTAACAATACCTCCTACATATTTCAAAAGTGTGTTTAAAGACGATAACAAGGGATCAACAGCATATCATCCCATTAGTATCCCTGTGAATTTCTGTGGTCCAAGTGTTTCCATACATACACAGGAAGGACAGCTCAAATGTGACTCAAATGGACCAAAAAAGGAAAGATCTATTGAAAATGCATAG